From one Solanum lycopersicum chromosome 12, SLM_r2.1 genomic stretch:
- the LOC101255969 gene encoding protein JINGUBANG-like yields the protein MASPIDLEPPNSLSSSAPSFAIRPNNNNNNHNNSFLRSISTKEPLNFSEQLAYTPPRISTSALPSNTYSQPSTPRLSFTLNNPSTKSVDGDDHPDFHQTSYRCISSVLKKDGQILSVAVSNGLVYTGSQANLIRVWKLPEFTECDHLKTRASSMVVSLQVSNDMIYAAYGDCKIRVWRRTWEGVIKHVRVATIPKVGSYVRSYISGRDKMMKHMGPISSLAINISDDILYSASLDKTVKVWRISDLKCIETIQAHNDPINDIVVGDDGVLYTASDDATVRVWRRNFCSGDRPHSLTVTLPAKCSPVKTLALTSDGGVLYGGCSDGYIHYWLKGWFSGQLQYGGALLGHTHAVMCLASMANYVVSGSADSTCRVWFREQQDCQHVCVAILQGHRGPIRCVAAFPRLVNEENEDGCTVCTGSLDGVIKMWRVRRTSISDKGKGSSQNACEYFEIA from the exons ATGGCTTCACCAATAGACCTTGAGCCTCCTAATTCACTATCTTCTTCAGCTCCGTCTTTCGCCATACgtcctaataataataataataatcacaacAACAGCTTCTTGCGAAGCATATCAACTAAAGAGCCATTGAATTTCTCCGAACAACTTGCTTATACTCCGCCTCGTATAAGCACTTCAGCACTCCCTTCCAATACATACTCTCAACCTTCAACACCTCGTCTTTCGTTCACACTAAACAATCCATCAACAAAATCAGTAGATGGTGATGATCATCCGGATTTTCATCAAACGAGTTACAGGTGCATTTCCTCTGTCCTGAAAAAGGACGGACAGATCTTGTCCGTTGCTGTATCCAACGGTCTTGTCTACACGGGGTCTCAAGCTAATCTGATACGCGTGTGGAAGTTGCCTGAGTTTACTGAGTGTGATCATCTTAAGACGAGGGCATCGTCCATGGTGGTGTCGTTACAAGTGTCTAATGACATGATTTACGCAGCCTATGGTGATTGTAAGATTCGAGTTTGGCGTAGGACTTGGGAAGGTGTAATCAAGCATGTAAGAGTTGCAACTATTCCCAAGGTTGGGAGTTATGTTCGAAGCTACATCTCCGGTAGAGATAAAATG ATGAAGCATATGGGACCAATATCATCACTAGCAATTAACATATCAGATGACATTCTTTATTCAGCTTCCCTTGATAAAACAGTTAAAGTATGGAGAATTTCAGACCTCAAATGCATAGAAACAATCCAAGCTCATAACGATCCGATAAACGATATTGTTGTTGGTGATGATGGTGTACTCTATACTGCTTCAGATGATGCCACGGTTCGTGTATGGCGTCGTAATTTCTGTAGTGGTGATAGGCCACATTCCCTCACTGTTACCTTACCAGCAAAATGTTCACCAGTTAAGACATTAGCCTTAACTAGTGATGGTGGGGTACTTTATGGAGGATGTAGTGATGGTTACATTCATTATTGGCTAAAAGGATGGTTTTCAGGGCAATTACAATATGGAGGTGCACTTCTTGGACATACACATGCTGTTATGTGTTTGGCTAGTATGGCTAATTATGTGGTTAGTGGTTCAGCTGATTCAACATGTAGAGTGTGGTTTAGGGAACAACAAGATTGTCAACATGTTTGTGTAGCTATTTTGCAAGGCCATAGAGGGCCTATTAGGTGTGTTGCCGCGTTCCCTAGACTAGTAAACGAGGAGAATGAAGATGGTTGCACCGTTTGCACTGGAAGTCTTGATGGAGTAATCAAGATGTGGCGTGTGAGACGCACTAGCATTAGTGATAAGGGCAAAGGTTCTTCACAGAATGCTTGCGAATATTTTGAAATCGCTTAA